Proteins encoded together in one Falco peregrinus isolate bFalPer1 chromosome 2, bFalPer1.pri, whole genome shotgun sequence window:
- the LOC129782537 gene encoding toll-like receptor 2 type-2 gives MMTRIWQVWAIYMIFAANLSEEQVLKQACPSCGATEVCNCSARGLDFIPPGLTGKITVLNLAHNRIKHIQSQDLQQAVNLRALLLQSNNISSIDADSFRSLGKLELLDLSNNSLAYLYPAWFGQLFSLQHLHLQGNSYRDLGESSPFSSLRNLSSLHLGNPWFSTIRQGNFEGIALLDKLWIDGGNLSQYEPGSLKSFKKINHMIINTRSINVFSAIVTDLLHSVTWLEVRKIAFSIPAEIHLLKVMSSSFAKKISFKQTLLTDATVPDIVSILADMPKLVELEIIDCRLLGTGRWEAQILANQSQTLRVLTIEKLSIEQFYLFTDLHTVEGLLSLVTKLTVENTKVFLVPCQLSKHLLSLQYLDLSANLLGDPSLEHSACKGGWPSLQTLNLSQNSLSDLEITSKSLSHLRNLILLDISQNNFGEMPDVCEWPENLKYLNLSSTQISEVTACIPPTLEVLDVSANNLRRFELQLPFLKELYLTKNQLKTLPGAVPIPNIVVMSVRRNKLNSLSKEEFVSFKKMELLDASDNSFICSCEFLSFIHHQAEIAQVLVGWPDEYICDSPLAVRGAQVGAVHLSLMECHRSLVVSLICAVVFLVILVLVAVGYKYHAVWYLRMTWAWLQAKRKPKRAPPKDICYDAFVSYSENDSDWVENIMVRELEQACPPFRLCLHKRDFVPGKWIVDNIIDSIEKSHKTLFVLSEHFVQSEWCKYELDFSHFRLFDENNDAAILVLLEPIQSKAIPRRFCKLRKIMNTKTYLEWPLEEDRQEMFWFNLKIALKS, from the coding sequence ATGATGACACGCATTTGGCAAGTGTGGGCTATCTACATGATCTTCGCTGCAAACCTCTCTGAAGAGCAAGTGCTGAAGCAGGCTTGTCCTTCATGCGGTGCCACTGAGGTTTGCAACTGCTCTGCCAGGGGCTTGGACTTCATTCCCCCAGGGCTCACGGGCAAAATCACAGTGTTAAACCTGGCCCACAACAGGATAAAGCACATCCAGTCCCAGgacctgcagcaggctgtgaacctgagagccctgctgctgcagtccaACAACATCAGCTCCATAGATGCGGACTCGTTTCGCTCCCTCGGGAAACTGGAGCTCTTGGACTTGTCAAATAACAGCTTGGCTTACTTGTACCCTGCGTGGTTTGGGCAGCTTTTTtcactccagcacctccaccTTCAAGGGAATTCCTACAGAGACCTGGGGGAAAGCTCCCCCTTCTCTAGCCTGAGAAACCTCAGCTCTCTCCACCTGGGCAACCCCTGGTTCTCCACGATAAGGCAAGGGAACTTTGAGGGCATTGCGCTTCTCGACAAACTGTGGATTGATGGTGGCAACCTCAGTCAGTACGAGCCAGGAAGTTTGAAATCGTTTAAGAAGATAAATCACATGATCATAAACACAAGAAGTATTAATGTATTCTCAGCAATTGTCACGGACCTTCTCCACTCTGTCACTTGgttagaagtgagaaaaatagCATTTAGTATACCTGCTGAAATTCACCTGTTGAAAGTCATGTCATcttcttttgcaaagaaaatttcttttaaacagaccTTATTAACAGATGCTACTGTGCCTGATATTGTCAGCATTTTAGCAGACATGCCAAAATTAGTGGAGTTAGAGATTATAGACTGCAGACTCTTGGGTACTGGACGATGGGAAGCACAAATTCTAGCAAACCAGTCACAGACTTTAAGAGTTCTGACAATAGAGAAATTATCTATAgaacaattttatttgtttacagATCTCCATACTGTGGAAGGTCTATTATCTCTTGTTACGAAACTAACAGTTGAAAATACTAAGGTGTTTTTGGTACCGTGCCAGCTTTCAAAACATCTTCTGTCATTACAGTATCTTGACCTTAGTGCAAATTTGCTTGGAGACCCGAGTTTGGAGCATTCAGCCTGTAAGGGTGGTTGGCCCTCATTGCAAACTTTAAATCTAAGTCAGAATTCACTCAGTGACTTAGAAATCACAAGTAAAAGTTTGTCTCATCTAAGAAACCTAATTCTCTTAGACAtcagccaaaataattttggtgaGATGCCAGACGTATGTGAATGGccagaaaacctgaaatatttgaaTCTCTCCAGCACTCAAATATCTGAGGTCACCGCTTGCATTCCCCCAACACTGGAAGTTCTGGACGTTAGCGCTAACAACCTGAGGAGGTTTGAACTGCAACTGCCTTTTCTCAAAGAGCTGTACCTCACCAAAAACCAGCTGAAGACCTTGCCTGGTGCCGTGCCCATTCCAAACATAGTGGTTATGTCAGTCAGAAGAAACAAGCTCAACAGCTTGTCCAAGGAAGAGTTTGTGTCCTTCAAGAAAATGGAGCTGCTGGATGCCAGCGACAACAGCTTCATCTGTTCCTGTGAATTCCTCTCCTTCATCCACCACCAGGCCGAGATAGCCCaggtgctggtggggtggcCGGATGAGTACATCTGTGACTCTCCGCTGGCGGTGAGAGGGGCACAGGTTGGAGCTGTGCACCTCTCCCTGATGGAGTGCCACAGGTCCCTTGTGGTGTCGTTGATCTGCGCCGTGGTCTTCCTGGTCATCCTCGTGCTCGTGGCTGTGGGCTACAAGTACCACGCGGTCTGGTACCTGCGAATGACCTGGGCATGGCTCCAAGCCAAGCGGAAGCCCAAGCGAGCCCCGCCAAAGGACATCTGCTACGACGCTTTTGTCTCCTACAGCGAGAATGACTCCGACTGGGTGGAAAACATCATGGTgcgggagctggagcaggcctGCCCCCCGTTCCGGCTCTGCCTTCATAAGCGGGACTTTGTGCCCGGGAAGTGGATTGTGGACAACATCATTGACTCCATCGAGAAGAGCCACAAGACGCTCTTTGTGCTGTCCGAGCACTTTGTGCAGAGCGAGTGGTGCAAATACGAGCTGGACTTCTCGCACTTCCGCCTCTTTGACGAGAACAACGATGCGGCGATTCTCGTCCTCCTGGAGCCCATCCAGAGCAAAGCAATTCCCAGGAGGTTCTGCAAGCTGCGCAAGATCATGAACACAAAGACCTACCTGGAATGGCCTCTTGAAGAAGATCGGCAGGAGATGTTTTGGTTTAATCTGAAAATAGCTCTGAAATCCTAG
- the LOC101923386 gene encoding toll-like receptor 2 type-1 — protein sequence MFNQMKYKSRTTHNWQVWAIYMIFAANLSEEQVLKQACPSCGATEVCNCSARGLDFIPPGLTGKITVLNLAHNRIKHIQSQDLQQAVNLRALLLQSNNISSIDADSFRSLGKLELLDLSNNSLAYLYPAWFGQLFSLQHLHLQGNSYRDLGESSPFSSLRNLSSLHLGNPWFSTIRQGNFEGIALLDKLWIDGGNLSQYEPGSLKSFKKINHMIINIRNTNVFSAIIRDLLHSVAWLEVRDIRLEIEKETLVQNATLPFRIQKLTFRDASFTDQYMSRILVLLKDITSLVELEAIDCVLDGKGEWDIKEITRSGKSFVETVSLKNIVIQNFHLFFDLEGMESQINQLKRLTIASSRVFMVACKLARHFSSLLYLDFSDNLLVNNRLKETICEGAWPSLQTLNLSENSLKSLKNTANSVTRLPKLINLDISQNNFGEMPDVCEWPENLKYLNLSSTQISEVTACIPPTLEVLDVSANNLRRFELQLPFLKELYLTKNQLKTLPGAISIPNIVVMSVRGNKLNGLSKEEFVSFKKMELLDASDNSFICSCEFLSFIHHQAEIAQVLVGWPDEYICDSPLAVRGAQVGAVHLSLMECHRSLVVSLICAVVFLVILVLVAVGYKYHAVWYLRMTWAWLQAKRKPKRAPPKDICYDAFVSYSENDSDWVENIMVRELEQACPPFRLCLHKRDFVPGKWIVDNIIDSIEKSHKTLFVLSEHFVQSEWCKYELDFSHFRLFDENNDAAILVLLEPIQSKAIPRRFCKLRKIMNTKTYLEWPLEEDRQEMFWENLKGALKS from the coding sequence ATGTTCAaccaaatgaaatacaaatctAGAACAACACACAATTGGCAAGTGTGGGCTATCTACATGATCTTCGCTGCAAACCTCTCTGAAGAGCAAGTGCTGAAGCAGGCTTGTCCTTCATGCGGTGCCACTGAGGTTTGCAACTGCTCTGCCAGGGGCTTGGACTTCATTCCCCCAGGGCTCACGGGCAAAATCACAGTGTTAAACCTGGCCCACAACAGGATAAAGCACATCCAGTCCCAGgacctgcagcaggctgtgaacctgagagccctgctgctgcagtccaACAACATCAGCTCCATAGATGCGGACTCGTTTCGCTCCCTCGGGAAACTGGAGCTCTTGGACTTGTCAAATAACAGCTTGGCTTACTTGTACCCTGCGTGGTTTGGGCAGCTTTTTtcactccagcacctccaccTTCAAGGGAATTCCTACAGAGACCTGGGGGAAAGCTCCCCCTTCTCTAGCCTGAGAAACCTCAGCTCTCTCCACCTGGGCAACCCCTGGTTCTCCACGATAAGGCAAGGGAACTTTGAGGGCATTGCGCTTCTCGACAAACTGTGGATTGATGGTGGCAACCTCAGTCAGTACGAGCCAGGAAGTTTGAAATCGTTTAAGAAGATAAATCACATGATCATAAACATAAGAAATACTAATGTATTCTCAGCGATTATCAGGGACCTTCTCCACTCTGTTGCTTGGTTAGAAGTGAGAGACATTAGATTAGAGattgaaaaagaaaccttgGTGCAGAATGCTACGCTTCCTTTTAGGATACAAAAACTTACATTTAGAGATGCTTCATTCACAGATCAATACATGAGCCGAATACTAGTATTACTGAAGGACATCACATCTTTAGTAGAGTTAGAGGCAATTGATTGTGTGCTTGATGGGAAAGGAGAATGGGATATCAAAGAAATCACAAGGAGTGGGAAAAGTTTTGTTGAAACtgtatcattaaaaaatatagtaattcagaattttcatttgttttttgaCCTGGAAGGCATGGAGTCACAAATAAACCAACTAAAAAGACTCACCATTGCAAGTTCCAGAGTTTTCATGGTAGCATGCAAACTTGCAAGGCATTTTTCATCACTTCTGTATCTAGACTTCAGTGACAATTTGCTTGTAAATAATCGTTTAAAAGAGACAATCTGTGAAGGTGCTTGGCCCTCATTGCAAACTTTAAATCTAAGTGAAAACTCTCTAAAATCTctgaaaaacactgcaaattcTGTAACTCGTCTACCCAAACTGATTAATCTTGACattagtcaaaataattttggtgaGATGCCAGACGTATGTGAATGGccagaaaacctgaaatatttgaaTCTCTCCAGCACTCAAATATCTGAGGTCACCGCTTGCATTCCCCCAACGCTGGAAGTTCTGGACGTTAGCGCTAACAACCTGAGGAGGTTTGAACTGCAACTGCCTTTTCTCAAAGAGCTGTACCTCACCAAAAACCAGCTGAAGACCTTGCCTGGTGCCATATCCATTCCGAACATAGTGGTTATGTCAGTCAGAGGAAACAAGCTCAACGGTTTGTCCAAGGAAGAGTTTGTGTCCTTCAAGAAAATGGAGCTGCTGGATGCCAGCGACAACAGCTTCATCTGTTCCTGTGAATTCCTCTCCTTCATCCACCACCAGGCCGAGATAGCCCaggtgctggtggggtggcCGGATGAGTACATCTGTGACTCTCCGCTGGCGGTGAGAGGGGCACAGGTTGGAGCTGTGCACCTCTCCCTGATGGAGTGCCACAGGTCCCTTGTGGTGTCGTTGATCTGCGCCGTGGTCTTCCTGGTCATCCTCGTGCTCGTGGCTGTGGGCTACAAGTACCACGCGGTCTGGTACCTGCGAATGACCTGGGCATGGCTCCAAGCCAAGCGGAAGCCCAAGCGAGCCCCGCCAAAGGACATCTGCTACGACGCTTTTGTCTCCTACAGCGAGAATGACTCCGACTGGGTGGAAAACATCATGGTgcgggagctggagcaggcctGCCCCCCGTTCCGGCTCTGCCTTCATAAGCGGGACTTTGTGCCCGGGAAGTGGATTGTGGACAACATCATTGACTCCATCGAGAAGAGCCACAAGACGCTCTTTGTGCTGTCCGAGCACTTTGTGCAGAGCGAGTGGTGCAAATACGAGCTGGACTTCTCGCACTTCCGCCTCTTTGACGAGAACAACGATGCGGCGATTCTCGTCCTCCTGGAGCCCATCCAGAGCAAAGCAATTCCCAGGAGGTTCTGCAAGCTGCGCAAGATCATGAACACAAAGACCTACCTGGAATGGCCTCTTGAAGAAGATCGGCAGGAGATGTTTTGGGAAAACTTGAAAGGAGCCTTGAAGTCGTAA